From a region of the Hemibagrus wyckioides isolate EC202008001 linkage group LG06, SWU_Hwy_1.0, whole genome shotgun sequence genome:
- the LOC131354590 gene encoding trace amine-associated receptor 13c-like, which translates to MNLTEFNQSDRCEHFSCPERSVSPAVYILLYVCSAAVVLLTVCGNLLVIISVLHFKQLHTPTNMLVLSLAVSDFIIGAFLMPLVFIWSIESCWIFGRVFCISFLLTGGLLMNISNYNIALIAVDRYVALSKPFLYTNTISRRSMCIVVYCNWCISLAYNTALYYFTGILTGFLMCPGECLLILNEVWSVIDLVYSFIFPLSVIIILYTLVFVIAKKHVTAIRELNNHTRPKTQKITSHSMKSERKAAKVLGILVSVFLLCLLPYFIYSLLGDVVELQLETIQKVLIIACLNSTINPVIYALFYPWFRRCVKLMISLQIFQTDSALINVLS; encoded by the coding sequence ATGAACCTGacagagtttaatcagtctgatcgctgtgagcatttctcctgtccagagagatctgtatctcctgcagtttatatcttactgtacgtgtgttcagctgctgtggttctgctaacagtgtgtggaaatctgctggtcatcatctctgttcttcacttcaagcagcttcacacaccaaccaacatgctggtgctctctctggctgtgtcgGATTTCATTATTGGTGCTTTTCTGATGCCACTGGTGTTCATCTGGTCAATCGAGTCATGCTGGATTTTTGGGAGAGTTTTCTGCATCAGTTTTTTGTTGACTGGTGGTCTCCTAATGAACATATCAAACTATAACATTGCTTTGATTGCTGTGGATCGGTATGTGGCTCTCTCAAAACCAtttctctacacaaacacaatctctaGAAGGTCTATGTGCATTGTTGTTTATTGTAACTGGTGTATTAGTCTGGCATATAACACAGCACTCTATTATTTCACTGGAATCCTCACAGGTTTTCTAATGTGTCCTGGAGAGTGTTTATTAATTCTGAATGAGGTTTGGTCTGTAATTGATCttgtatattcatttatatttccactTTCTGTCATAATCATATTGTATACTCTAGTTTTTGTGATTGCTAAGAAACATGTCACTGCCATCAGAGagcttaataatcacacacggcctaaaacacagaaaatcacctcacactccatgaaatctgagagaaaagcagctaaagtcctcggcattttagtgtctgtgtttctgttgtgtttacttccatattttatttacagtttattagGTGATGTTGTTGAACTACAGTTAGAAACTATTCAGAAAGTTTTGATCATTGCATGTCTTAACTCCACCATTAATCCAGTTATTTATGCTCTGTTTTACCCGTGGTTTAGGAGGTGTGTTAAATTAATGATATCACTACAAATATTCCAAACAGACTCTGCATTAATCAATGTTCTTTCATGA
- the LOC131355009 gene encoding trace amine-associated receptor 13c-like — MNLTEFNQSDRCEHFSCPERSVSPAVYILLYVCSAAVVLLTVCGNLLVIISVLHFKQLHTPTNTLVLSLALSDFLIGALVMPSMLIWMIESCWILGMDFCICIMMIGYFLTSLSIYHIVLIAVDRYLALSNPFLYTNKISVRTMCTMVFSNWFACVIYNIMLQYFNRNFRNIVVCPGECFVTLSDVLSAIDLVITFIFPCAVIIILYTRIFMIAKKHATAIRELNNHTRPKTQKITSHSMKSERKAAKVLGILVSVFLLCLLPYFIYSLLGDLIAFQLASFQKLMFVLYLNSTINPVIYALFYPWFRRCVKLILSLHIFKTDSALIKVV, encoded by the coding sequence ATGAACCTGACGgagtttaatcagtctgatcgctgtgagcatttctcctgtccagagagatctgtatctcctgcagtttatatcttactgtacgtgtgttcagctgctgtggttctgctaacagtgtgtggaaatctgctggtcatcatctctgttcttcacttcaagCAGCTTCACACACCAACCAACACGCTGGTGCTCTCTCTGGCTTTGTCGGATTTCCTCATTGGGGCTTTAGTGATGCCATCGATGTTAATCTGGATGATCGAGTCATGTTGGATCTTAGGGATGGATTTCTGCATCTGTATAATGATGATTGGATATTTTCTCACAAGCCTCTCCATATATCACATTGTTCTGATTGCTGTGGATCGATATTTGGCTCTCTCAAACCCGTTTCTATACACCAACAAAATCTCTGTGAGAACAATGTGTACTATGGTTTTTTCTAACTGGTTTGCCTGcgtgatatataatataatgcttCAGTATTTTAATAGAAACTTCCGGAATATTGTGGTCTGCCCTGGAGAGTGTTTTGTCACTTTAAGCGATGTTTTGTCTGCTATTGATCTTGTAATAACATTCATATTTCCATGTGCTGTAATAATCATATTGTACACTCGAATTTTTATGATCGCTAAGAAACATGCTACTGCTATCAGAGagcttaataatcacacacggcctaaaacacagaaaatcacctcacactccatgaaatctgagagaaaagcagctaaagtcctcggcattttagtgtctgtgtttctgctgtgtttacttccatattttatttacagtttattagGTGATCTTATTGCATTTCAGTTAGCATCTTTTCAAAAACTCATGTTTGTGCTTTATCTTAATTCCACAATTAATCCAGTTATTTATGCTCTGTTCTACCCATGGTTCAGGAGGTgtgttaaattaattttaagtCTGCATATATTCAAAACAGACTCTGCTTTAATAAAAGTTGTGTAA